In a single window of the Scyliorhinus canicula chromosome 1, sScyCan1.1, whole genome shotgun sequence genome:
- the akap12b gene encoding LOW QUALITY PROTEIN: A-kinase anchor protein 12b (The sequence of the model RefSeq protein was modified relative to this genomic sequence to represent the inferred CDS: inserted 3 bases in 2 codons; deleted 3 bases in 2 codons; substituted 10 bases at 10 genomic stop codons): MGAGVSAQEPGQHSPAESPNEEASEERQHTDGPDGRQPVQKNGQISGIHGNSEDQDVINGKLEQLNGLQEEVIPGKVEPTSLFRDEELEEMELEQKETPPEVKGEQRDSPEATDPPAEIGEEAQAGEIGFKKVFKFVGCKFTVKKEKPVKLEPVQLLTVKKDEDGQVGSESKQEMEGSTNGEVSPVAEEAEGSPPEVLSPGKMEESTGQAEPKPAAAEEILVAVESAASPVESPAVDSPLKRFFRQGFFSVLRRKPSFKKAKDEPLVIGEKAEVNGEQVISTEDANGDHGAKTQNETSASQEAAEILDVQTVEEKSERDDGFEDLTAELPVLGGKRAPGNCSRSNLWSRCRNPIMGEAELLSSQEKAKLQGSPLXKLFTSSSIKKLSGKKTKPRKGYQTGRCWXRCALQSSTESEGSPEGQKSESPLTPPEEMGETTPADTVEAPXTQRQREXTVPPMERAKKESITAWASFKKLVTSKKRPKIPSDSDKEDEQTDKVKSATLSSNESAASVEREEAKSIAEEHSLEQSTDDSKKKADAPVSWEALICVGSSKKRARKLSDSDAPNEEAQNXPEERGQVQDGAENCRLTVCKITDQEPVGTPPEGVASPVEDEVSGLSPRWESFKRLVTSRRKSKSQAXRTRRXIRNPPLKLFIRRTESAKEESWASFKKLIPGRRKKRSDAKPEQPLAEGVEGWAEFGVSKRXEESDTPAVVPLSEYDAVEEEGMTKEQQITLATGLCSHGRNSNSANYTVEIAEEAQEMISEVVTAPEXPAEDPXPRRQPEMVSAVSXVTETPVTTAEAPRYGEDEALVTRQTQEVLQEAGXKVKLSVGPVVSFCEMMAASEMQSSQREPEISVGKIQDKVVEASCEMELPESAQKVESEKSDVASKVSNGIIQVATVDVQQECGKMVNWNVGGCGEKVGTENVQSVLEETSGVSRAEDVVKPEVSCEESIKTIKTSCMEKVLPECEETIVAAPAEIAEKMGREATEAIPAEVAEKVEVMLEQTSGAIPEVAHQIRAEKVEALLEETVGKAQEIGGEVAVGICREILASGKNIEVVCERSTEIIPVDVTKVVCNEEIIEITPVVTVSEVCGEETVNIIPAVEVTEAVLGEENVQITPVVGVTEVLHSEETIKSTPVVEVEVACREKGNKKSVPLWCGGSEEATESEEAVKINPVVEVMEVVCTEDTHAMLEAKFNGETTEISPVVMRLTPVQVWWRRRSAHGQEGTNIGPVPGETEATCCRDAIDASPVEEVEVARSQEGTDVGPVVVETEAVRGEEAIDASPVVVETEAVCGEEAIDASPIVVETEAVRGEEAIDASPVVVETEAVLGEEAIDASPVVVETETVCSEGTVAVGLVEVEVEEGKAAYEEKGDLAITKLEEIEKNVQIMATGDKIAHEQVSAITIMQEMVETKACEETVAANMETEMSKAVCGETTKTLEGMDEEQRPKEQVVEMLIPATEILHPEPSIVEQSKETIQNLVTESTIIEVVKHVETEVVDTICNVKLVEVPETEVVESVTKEFEMTIPCVTSKLQSTATEEVKATHEGESLDQMANWMEQIKRGQVDVTIPKLCEATERAAELQKGDAVEWSNGATDEHLIKLKSPGELASTETSTEGGKEGSKLDDLTLGTDHEVKLHSGSIDEFHAVQSETVTLIVDPSGAENSEPHKVLFPVTAAAVEEQVLAETVVPVVTELSELSAADQVLQLAQPDVNRLTSDGQRQQSSSTDRLEGGLVEHTIGVEQRLQSLETETKLEVGQAKTFEQQSTMLARGLMQDVVMPTVRIEARVSAEHEHGQDDEQMHKEDKEKIPGLQLVTTTEGKGNEVCQRVRTLESKETDALAKEVAVTQSIELVSEAAVEGDQKAVETEAGASVETKRERKSLSDHVSEESASLPDVSKMTEVECCQSLEKPEGTHQSLELARKDQPVNAQPQAEEQTSQDVPAKMISPIEDCTPEAANEKLEGDAMESTGNKNEETDQNQAFKAVEKPGSEEMQIGHQMDQSSTVECAKGAAEKTPS; this comes from the exons TTGAACCAACAAGCCTATTCCGAGACGAAGAGCTGGAGGAAATGGAGCTTGAACAGAAAGAGACTCCCCCGGAGGTCAAAGGTGAACAGAGAGATTCTCCAGAAGCCACCGATCCTCCTGCAGAAATTGGAGAGGAGGCACAAGCTGGTGAGATTGGTTTCAAGAAGGTCTTCAAGTTTGTGGGCTGCAAGTTCACGGTGAAGAAAGAGAAGCCGGTGAAGTTAGAGCCTGTGCAGTTACTGACTGTGAAAAAGGATGAAGATGGTCAAGTGGGCAGTGAGTCCAAACAAGAAATGGAAGGAAGCACAAATGGTGAAGTGAGTCCAGTCGCCGAAGAGGCAGAGGGAAGTCCACCTGAAGTTCTTTCCCCTGGGAAAATGGAAGAGTCCACTGGCCAAGCAGAACCAAAACCAGCTGCAGCTGAGGAGATATTGGTGGCGGTGGagtctgcagccagcccagtagagagccctgctgtggattctccacTCAAGAGATTTTTCAGGCAAGGCTTTTTCTCGGTTTTGCGAAGGAAGCCAAGTTTTAAGAAAGCTAAAGATGagccacttgtcattggggaaaaGGCTGAAGTAAATGGGGAGCAGGTCATTTCCACTGAAGATGCTAACGGTGACCATGGAGCCAAAACTCAAAACGAGACCTCTGCTTCACAGGAAGCTGCAGAGATCTTGGATGTTCAGACAGTGGAAGAAAAGAGCGAGAGGGATGATGGCTTTGAGGACCTCACAGCAGAACTGCCAGTGTTAGGAGGCAAAAGAGCACCTGGGAATTGC TCCAGGAGCAATCTTTGGTCAAGGTGCAGGAACCCTATAATGGGCGAGGCAGAGCTCTTGTCATCACAGGAAAAGGCCAAGCTGCAAGGCAGCCCCC AGAAACTCTTCACAAGCAGTAGTATCAAAAAGCTGTCTGGTAAAAAAACAAAGCCAAGAAAGGGATACCAAACTGGGAGATGCTGGTGACGATGTGCGTTACAGTCTTCAACTGAATCTGAAGGCAGTCCTGAAGGGCAGAAGTCAGAGTCTCCTCTAACCCCTCCAGAAGAAATGGGTGAGACAACCCCAGCTGATACAGTAGAAGCGCCGTGAACCCAGAGGCAGAGGGAGTAAACTGTGCCACCAATGGAGAGGGCAAAGAAGGAAAGCATCACCGCATGGGCT TCATTTAAAAAGTTAGTGACATCAAAAAAACGTCCCAAAATACCATCTGATAGTGACAAAGAAGATGAACAGACTGATAAAGTGAAGAGTGCAACCCTCTCTTCCAATGAGAGTGCTGCATCAGTCGAAAGGGAAGAAGCTAAATCGATTGCTGAGGAACATAGTTTAGAACAAAGCACTGATGATTCTAAAAAGAAAGCTGATGCCCCTGTATCCTGGGAAGCCTTAATCTGTGTTGGATCTTCGAAGAAAAGGGCAAGGAAACTATCTGATTCGGATGCCCCAAATGAGGAGGCCCAAAAC TGACCTGAGGAAAGGGGTCAAGTGCAAGATGGTGCTGAGAATTGCAGGCTAACAGTCTGCAAGATTACCGATCAGGAACCAGTTGGAACACCTCCAGAAGGTGTTGCGAGTCCTGTGGAAGATGAAGTGTCTGGGCTGTCTCCACGATGGGAATCTTTTAAGAGGTTGGTGACTTCAAGGCGCAAGTCCAAATCACAAGCTTGAAGAACGCGCAGATGAATCCGTAACCCTCCACTGAAGCTGTTCATCCGGAGAACCGAATCTGCCAAGGAGGAGTCGTGGGCTTCTTTCAAAAAACTGATACCAGGCCGAAGAAAGAAGAGGTCAGATGCTAAACCTGAGCAACCTCTGGCTGAAGGTGTTGAAGGATGGGCAGAGTTTGGAGTGAGCAAGAGGTGAGAAGAGTCTGACACACCTGCAGTGGTTCCCCTCTCTGAATATGATGCTGTGGAAGAAGAGGGAATGACTAAGGAGCAGCAGATAACCCTTGCAACAGGACTCTGTTCACACGGACGAAATTCTAACTCAGCA AACTATACGGTTGAGATTGCTGAAGAAGCACAAGAGATGATCTCTGAGGTTGTGACTGCACCAGAGTAACCGGCCGAGGATCCTTAACCGAGGAGACAACCTGAGATGGTTTCAGCAGTCTC CGTTACGGAGACGCCCGTGACTACTGCAGAGGCACCCCGATACGGGGAGGATGAAGCCCTGGTAACCAGGCAAACCCAGGAGGTCCTGCAGGAGGCTGGCTGAAAAGTGAAGTTGTCGGTGGGTCCGGTCGTGTCCTTCTGTGAAATGATGGCTGCGTCAGAGATGCAAAGCAGCCAGCGAGAGCCTGAAATCTCCGTGGGAAAAATCCAGGATAAAGTGGTTGAGGCCTCGTGTGAAATGGAACTGCCTGAATCTGCCCAGAAAGTAGAAAGTGAGAAATCTGATGTTGCTTCCAAGGTCTCTAATGGGATTATCCAGGTTGCCACTGTAGATGTGCAGCAGGAATGTGGCAAAATGGTT AACTGGAATGTCGGAGGCTGTGGAGAGAAGGTTGGGACAGAAAATGTGCAGAGTGTACTTGAAGAGACCTCTGGAGTCAGTCGAGCAGAAGATGTGGTAAAGCCAGAGGTTTCGTGTGAAGAGTCCATCAAAACTATTAAAACCAGCTGTATGGAAAAGGTTCTGCCAGAATGTGAGGAGACTATTGTAGCTGCTCCTGCAGAGATAGCTGAGAAGATGGGAAGGGAGGCTACTGAAGCAATCCCAGCAGAGGTTGCTGAGAAGGTTGAAGTGATGTTGGAACAGACAAGTGGAGCAATTCCAGAAGTTGCACATCAGATAAGAGCGGAAAAAGTTGAGGCTCTTTTGGAAGAGACTGTTGGAAAAGCTCAAGAAATTGGTGGGGAAGTGGCTGTGGGGATATGCAGAGAGATTCTAGCGAGTGGAAAGAACATTGAGGTGGTGTGTGAACGGAGCACTGAAATCATTCCAGTGGATGTGACCAAAGTGGTATGTAATGAAGAGATCATTGAAATCACTCCAGTGGTGACCGTTTCAGAGGTGTGTGGTGAAGAGACCGTCAACATTATCCCAGCTGTAGAAGTGACCGAGGCTGTCCTTGGTGAAGAGAATGTGCAGATCACTCCAGTTGTAGGAGTGACAGAGGTTCTACATAGTGAAGAGACCATTAAAAGCACTCCAGTTGTGGAAGTGGAGGTTGCGTGCAGGGAAAAAGGCAATAAAAAATCAGTCCCGTTGTGGTG tggtgggagtgaggaggCTACAGAAAGTGAAGAAGCTGTCAAAATCAATCCAGTTGTAGAAGTGATGGAGGTTGTGTGTACTGAAGACACCCATGCCATGTTGGAGGCTAAATTTAATGGGGAGACCACTGAAATCAGTCCAGTAGTGATGCGATTGACACCAGTCCAGGTGTGGTGGAGACGGAGGTCTGCACATGGTCAAGAGGGCACTAATATCGGTCCAGTTCCAGGGGAGACGGAGGCCACATGTTGTCGAGATGCTATTGATGCCAGTCCAGTTGAGGAGGTGGAGGTCGCACGTAGTCAAGAGGGTACTGACGTTGGTCCAGTTGTGGTGGAGACGGAAGCTGTACGTGGTGAAGAGGCTATCGATGCCAGTCCAGTTGTGGTGGAGACGGAGGCTGTATGTGGTGAAGAGGCTATTGATGCCAGTCCAATTGTGGTGGAGACGGAGGCTGTACGTGGTGAAGAGGCTATTGATGCCAGTCCAGTTGTGGTGGAGACGGAGGCTGTACTTGGTGAAGAGGCTATTGATGCCAGTCCAGTTGTGGTGGAGACGGAGACCGTATGTAGTGAGGGTACTGTTGCTGTTGGTCTAGTGGAGGTGGAAGTGGAAGAGGGCAAGGCTGCTTATGAAGAAAAAGGTGATCTAGCAATTACAAAATTGGAAGAAATTGAAAAGAATGTACAAATAATGGCAACAGGTGATAAAATTGCACACGAGCAGGTCAGTGCTATCACGATTATGCAAGAGATGGTTGAAACCAAAGCATGTGAGGAAACTGTTGCTGCGAATATGGAAACTGAAATGAGTAAGGCAGTGTGTGGAGAGACTACAAAAACTCTTGAAGGAATGGATGAGGAGCAGAGACCAAAGGAACAAGTAGTCGAAATGTTGATTCCAGCAACTGAAATTCTACATCCAGAGCCAAGTATTGTAGAACAGTCTAAAGAAACTATTCAAAACTTAGTTACTGAGAGTACAATCATTGAGGTTGTGAAGCATGTGGAAACAGAAGTAGTTGATACCATTTGTAACGTAAAACTTGTGGAAGTTCCAGAAACTGAGGTGGTTGAATCAGTGACCAAAGAATTTGAAATGACCATACCTTGTGTAACTAGCAAGTTACAAAGCACAGCAACCGAAGAGGTCAAAGCTACACATGAAGGCGAGAGTCTTGACCAA ATGGCCAATTGGATGGAGCAAATAAAGAGGGGACAAGTTGATGTGACCATACCTAAACTATGTGAAGCCACTGAAAGGGCTGCTGAATTGCAAAAAGGAGATGCTGTGGAGTGGTCCAATGGAGCAACTGATGAACATTTAATCAAGTTGAAGTCTCCTGGAGAGTTGGCCTCCACAGAAACTTCAACTGAAGGAGGCAAAGAAGGATCCAAACTTGATGATCTAACTTTAGGAACTGACCATGAAGTAAAATTGCACTCTGGTTCCATTGATGAATTTCATGCTGTACAAAGTGAGACTGTGACCCTGATTGTGGATCCTTCTGGAGCTGAGAATTCAGAGCCTCACAAAGTGCTTTTCCCTGTGACTGCAGCTGCTGTAGAAGAACAAGTCCTTGCAGAGACCGTCGTGCCTGTGGTGACGGAACTTTCAGAGTTAAGTGCTGCAGACCAGGTTCTCCAACTGGCTCAGCCTGATGTG AATAGGCTCACTTCTGATGGGCAAAGGCAGCAAAGCTCCAGCACCGATCGGCTTGAAGGAGGGTTAGTTGAACATACAATTGGAGTTGAACAGCGATTACAATCTTTGGAAACAGAGACCAAATTAGAAGTTGGCCAAGCAAAGACATTTGAACAGCAAAGCACAATGCTTGCTCGGGGGCTAATGCAGGATGTTGTGATGCCAACTGTTCGAATAGAGGCACGGGTTTCTGCTGAGCATGAACACGGTCAAGACGATGAGCAAATGCATAAAGAAGATAAAGAAAAGATACCAGGGCTACAACTGGTCACCACAACAGAAGGAAAAGGTAATGAAGTTTGCCAAAGAGTGCGAACCCTGGAAAGCAAGGAGACTGACGCTTTGGCGAAAGAGGTGGCAGTGACTCAGTCAATCGAGTTGGTGTCTGAAGCAGCAGTAGAGGGTGATCAGAAAGCAGTTGAGACTGAAGCTGGTGCATCAGTGGAAACTAAGCGAGAAAGGAAATCGTTATCTGACCATGTTTCTGAAGAATCTGCATCGTTGCCTGACGTATCCAAGATGACTGAAGTAGAATGCTGCCAATCTTTAGAGAAGCCTGAAGGAACGCACCAGTCTCTCGAACTGGCGAGAAAAGACCAACCTGTAAATGCCCAGCCACAGGCTGAAGAACAAACTTCGCAAGATGTCCCAGCCAAAATGATCTCTCCTATTGAGGACTGTACACCAGAAGCTGCAAATGAGAAGCTGGAAGGTGATGCAATGGAATCCACTGGTAACAAAAATGAAGAGACCGATCAAAATCAGGCTTTTAAGGCAGTTGAAAAGCCAGGAAGTGAAGAAATGCAGATCGGGCACCAAATGGATCAGTCTTCTACCGTAGAGTGTGCAAAAGGTGCAGCTGAGAAGACACCATCCTGA
- the LOC119970565 gene encoding uncharacterized protein LOC119970565, with product MEVVCTEDTHAMLEAKFNGETTEISPVVMRLTPVQVWWRRRSAHGQEGTNIGPVPGETEATCCRDAIDASPVEEVEVARSQEGTDVGPVVVETEAVRGEEAIDASPVVVETEAVCGEEAIDASPIVVETEAVRGEEAIDASPVVVETETVCSEGTVAVGLVEVEVEEGKAAYEEKGDLAITKLEEIEKNVQIMATGDKIAHEQVSAITIMQEMVETKACEETVAANMETEMSKAVCGETTKTLEGMDEEQRPKEQVVEMLIPATEILHPEPSIVEQSKETIQNLVTESTIIEVVKHVETEVVDTICNVKLVEVPETEVVESVTKEFEMTIPCVTSKLQSTATEEVKATHEGESLDQVIELVEKVGCELSTVEKDKPGPHEAEFIETPHTDGQLDGANKEGTS from the exons ATGGAGGTTGTGTGTACTGAAGACACCCATGCCATGTTGGAGGCTAAATTTAATGGGGAGACCACTGAAATCAGTCCAGTAGTGATGCGATTGACACCAGTCCAGGTGTGGTGGAGACGGAGGTCTGCACATGGTCAAGAGGGCACTAATATCGGTCCAGTTCCAGGGGAGACGGAGGCCACATGTTGTCGAGATGCTATTGATGCCAGTCCAGTTGAGGAGGTGGAGGTCGCACGTAGTCAAGAGGGTACTGACGTTGGTCCAGTTGTGGTGGAGACGGAAGCTGTACGTGGTGAAGAGGCTATCGATGCCAGTCCAGTTGTGGTGGAGACGGAGGCTGTATGTGGTGAAGAGGCTATTGATGCCAGTCCAATTGTGGTGGAGACGGAGGCTGTACGTGGTGAAGAGGCTATTGATGCCAGTCCAGTTGTGGTGGAGACGGAG ACCGTATGTAGTGAGGGTACTGTTGCTGTTGGTCTAGTGGAGGTGGAAGTGGAAGAGGGCAAGGCTGCTTATGAAGAAAAAGGTGATCTAGCAATTACAAAATTGGAAGAAATTGAAAAGAATGTACAAATAATGGCAACAGGTGATAAAATTGCACACGAGCAGGTCAGTGCTATCACGATTATGCAAGAGATGGTTGAAACCAAAGCATGTGAGGAAACTGTTGCTGCGAATATGGAAACTGAAATGAGTAAGGCAGTGTGTGGAGAGACTACAAAAACTCTTGAAGGAATGGATGAGGAGCAGAGACCAAAGGAACAAGTAGTCGAAATGTTGATTCCAGCAACTGAAATTCTACATCCAGAGCCAAGTATTGTAGAACAGTCTAAAGAAACTATTCAAAACTTAGTTACTGAGAGTACAATCATTGAGGTTGTGAAGCATGTGGAAACAGAAGTAGTTGATACCATTTGTAACGTAAAACTTGTGGAAGTTCCAGAAACTGAGGTGGTTGAATCAGTGACCAAAGAATTTGAAATGACCATACCTTGTGTAACTAGCAAGTTACAAAGCACAGCAACCGAAGAGGTCAAAGCTACACATGAAGGCGAGAGTCTTGACCAAGTGATCGAACTTGTGGAGAAAGTGGGGTGTGAGCTATCGACTGTGGAAAAGGACAAACCAGGTCCACATGAAGCTGAATTCATTGAGACTCCACATACAGATGGCCAATTGGATGGAGCAAATAAAGAGGGGACAAGTTGA